One Streptomyces coeruleorubidus DNA segment encodes these proteins:
- the iolD gene encoding 3D-(3,5/4)-trihydroxycyclohexane-1,2-dione acylhydrolase (decyclizing) has product MSARTRRLTTAQALVRFLSAQYTERDGVRRRLIAGTWGIFGHGNVAGVGQALMEAGIGPDAVMPFHQGRNEQSMVHAAVGYARQLNRLSAQAVTTSIGPGATNLVTGAALATINRLPVLLLPGDYFATHSADPLLQQLEHPVEADVSVNDTLRPVSRYFDRITRPEALIPSALQAMRVLADPAETGAVTLALPQDVQAEAYDWPEEFFAERVWYVRRPAPDPVELTAAVEAIRSAERPLIVAGGGVHHSEAEAALKAFVDATGIPVSSTQAGKGSLRHDHPADLGGIGHTGTAVSDDLARTADLVIGVGTRYTDFTTASGTLFQNPDVRFLNLNITGFDAHKLAARTLVCDAKSGLEKLLEALSGHRVDEAYEAAYRAGKERWDEVVEAAYRADDESAVPTQTQVLGALDAAVGDDDVVINAAGSLPGDLHKLWRSRSPRQYHLEYGYSCMGYEIPAGIGVQQAAPGTPVWALVGDGTYLMMPTEIVTAVQEGLPLNIVLIQNHGYASIGGLSEETGGERFGTAYRFRAADGTFTGAPLPVDLAANAASLGMDVLRAKTVRELREALATARASDRPTCVYVETDPAPTAPPAEAWWDVPVAETASREAAVEARERYDRQVAGRRRHL; this is encoded by the coding sequence ATGAGCGCCCGCACCCGCCGACTGACGACCGCCCAGGCCCTGGTGCGGTTCCTGTCCGCCCAGTACACCGAGCGGGACGGCGTGCGGCGCCGGCTGATCGCCGGGACCTGGGGCATCTTCGGCCACGGCAACGTGGCGGGTGTCGGCCAGGCGCTGATGGAGGCAGGCATCGGGCCAGACGCCGTCATGCCGTTCCACCAGGGCCGCAACGAGCAGTCGATGGTGCACGCGGCGGTCGGCTACGCCCGGCAGCTGAACCGCCTGTCCGCGCAGGCCGTGACGACCTCGATCGGCCCGGGAGCCACCAACCTGGTCACCGGCGCGGCCCTGGCGACGATCAACCGTCTGCCGGTCCTGCTCCTGCCCGGCGACTACTTCGCCACGCACTCGGCCGACCCGCTGCTCCAGCAGCTCGAGCACCCGGTCGAGGCCGACGTGTCGGTGAACGACACGCTGCGCCCGGTGTCCAGGTACTTCGACCGGATCACCCGCCCCGAGGCGCTGATCCCGTCGGCGCTCCAGGCGATGCGTGTGCTGGCCGACCCGGCCGAGACCGGCGCCGTCACCCTGGCGCTGCCGCAGGACGTGCAGGCGGAGGCGTACGACTGGCCGGAGGAGTTCTTCGCCGAGCGCGTCTGGTACGTACGGCGTCCCGCGCCGGACCCGGTGGAGCTGACGGCGGCCGTCGAGGCGATCCGGTCGGCCGAGCGGCCCCTGATCGTCGCGGGCGGCGGTGTCCACCACAGCGAGGCCGAGGCTGCGCTGAAGGCGTTCGTGGACGCCACCGGCATCCCGGTCTCCTCGACCCAGGCGGGCAAGGGATCACTCCGCCACGACCACCCCGCCGACCTCGGCGGCATCGGCCACACCGGCACGGCCGTCAGCGACGACCTCGCCCGCACCGCCGACCTCGTCATCGGCGTGGGCACCCGCTACACGGACTTCACCACGGCCTCCGGCACGCTCTTCCAGAACCCGGACGTGCGGTTCCTCAACCTCAACATCACCGGCTTCGACGCACACAAGCTGGCCGCGCGCACGCTGGTGTGCGACGCGAAGTCCGGCCTCGAAAAGCTGCTGGAGGCGCTCTCCGGCCACCGGGTGGACGAGGCGTACGAGGCCGCGTACCGCGCCGGAAAGGAGCGCTGGGACGAGGTCGTCGAGGCCGCCTACCGCGCCGACGACGAGAGCGCGGTCCCGACCCAGACGCAGGTGCTCGGCGCGCTGGACGCGGCCGTGGGCGACGACGACGTGGTGATCAACGCGGCCGGCTCGCTCCCCGGCGACCTGCACAAACTGTGGCGCTCCCGCAGCCCGCGCCAGTACCACCTGGAGTACGGCTACTCGTGCATGGGCTACGAGATCCCGGCCGGCATCGGCGTCCAGCAGGCCGCTCCCGGTACGCCGGTGTGGGCGCTGGTCGGCGACGGCACCTACCTGATGATGCCGACGGAGATCGTCACGGCCGTCCAGGAGGGCCTGCCGCTCAACATCGTCCTCATCCAGAACCACGGCTACGCCTCCATCGGCGGTCTGTCGGAGGAGACCGGCGGCGAGCGGTTCGGCACCGCCTACCGCTTCCGGGCCGCCGACGGCACGTTCACCGGCGCCCCGCTGCCCGTCGACCTGGCCGCCAACGCGGCGAGCCTCGGTATGGACGTACTGCGCGCCAAGACGGTGCGCGAGCTGCGCGAGGCGCTGGCCACGGCCCGTGCCTCCGACCGGCCGACGTGCGTGTACGTAGAGACCGACCCCGCCCCGACCGCTCCCCCGGCCGAGGCCTGGTGGGACGTGCCGGTGGCCGAGACCGCTTCCCGCGAGGCGGCGGTCGAGGCCCGCGAGCGCTACGACCGGCAGGTCGCCGGACGCCGTCGCCACCTCTGA
- a CDS encoding GntR family transcriptional regulator — protein MARTGDRARTAAAPALSSVDFALDRGSPVPLYYQLARQLEAAIEHGVLTPGDLLGNEVDLSVRLGLSRPTVRQAIQSLVDKGLLVRRRGVGTQVVHSQVKRPLELSSLYDDLEEAGQGPTTQVVRNEVVAASCDVAAALGVAEGSEVTVLDRLRCTHGQPMALLRNYLPASLVDLDDARLESTGLYRMMRSAGITLHSARQRVSARAATAQEAARLDEEEGAALLTMQRTAYDDTGRPVEYGTHIYRASRYTFDFQLLVRP, from the coding sequence ATGGCGAGGACCGGTGACCGGGCCCGCACCGCGGCCGCCCCTGCGCTCAGCTCGGTGGACTTCGCCCTGGACCGGGGCAGTCCCGTGCCGCTGTACTACCAGCTCGCCCGGCAGCTGGAGGCGGCGATCGAGCACGGGGTCCTCACCCCGGGGGACCTCCTGGGCAACGAGGTCGACCTCTCTGTACGCCTCGGGCTGTCCCGCCCCACCGTCCGCCAGGCCATCCAGTCCCTCGTCGACAAGGGGCTGCTGGTCCGGCGGCGCGGGGTGGGCACGCAGGTGGTGCACAGCCAGGTCAAGCGCCCGCTGGAGCTGAGCAGCCTCTACGACGACCTGGAGGAGGCCGGGCAGGGGCCCACCACGCAGGTCGTGCGCAACGAGGTCGTCGCGGCCTCCTGCGACGTGGCGGCGGCGCTCGGCGTCGCGGAGGGCAGCGAGGTCACCGTCCTGGACCGGCTGCGCTGCACGCACGGCCAGCCGATGGCCCTGCTGCGCAACTACCTTCCGGCGTCCCTCGTGGACCTCGACGACGCCCGCCTGGAGTCGACGGGCCTGTACCGGATGATGCGCTCGGCGGGCATCACGCTGCACAGCGCCCGGCAGCGCGTCAGTGCCCGCGCGGCCACCGCTCAGGAGGCCGCGCGACTGGACGAGGAGGAGGGCGCGGCGCTGCTCACCATGCAGCGCACGGCGTACGACGACACCGGGCGCCCGGTCGAGTACGGAACGCACATCTACCGGGCCTCGCGCTACACGTTCGACTTCCAATTGCTGGTCAGGCCTTGA
- a CDS encoding CoA-acylating methylmalonate-semialdehyde dehydrogenase, producing the protein MKTITHWIDGKPVEGTSGRFGPVYNPATGAQEKQVAFATVDEVDVAVASAKTAFESWGTSSLARRTAILFKYRELLDAHRDEIAELITAEHGKVHSDALGEVARGMEIVELACGIAVQLKGELSTQVSTRVDVASIRQPLGVVAGITPFNFPAMVPMWMFPLAIACGNTFVLKPSEKDPSASFRLAELAAEAGLPDGVLNIVQGDKTAVDRILEHPDIEAVSFVGSTPIAKYIQLKAVEHGKRVQALGGAKNHMLVLPDADLDLAADQAINAAYGSAGERCMAVSVVVAVGDTGDELVGKIAERAKNLRIGPGNDPASEMGPLITREHRDKVASYVSSAAAQGAEVVVDGTGFSVDGHPECADGFFLGVSLLDRVPLTADAYRDEIFGPVLCVVRAETYEEAIKLINDSRWGNGTAIFTRDGGAARRFQLEVKAGMVGVNVPIPVPVGYHSFGGWKDSLFGDLHVYGNDGIAFYTQGKVITTRWPDPADAGGINLGFPSNS; encoded by the coding sequence ATGAAGACCATCACCCACTGGATCGACGGCAAGCCCGTCGAGGGCACCTCCGGCCGCTTCGGCCCCGTCTACAACCCGGCCACCGGCGCCCAGGAGAAGCAGGTCGCGTTCGCGACCGTCGACGAGGTGGACGTCGCCGTCGCCTCCGCCAAGACCGCCTTCGAGTCCTGGGGGACCTCCTCGCTCGCCAGGCGCACGGCGATCCTGTTCAAGTACCGCGAGCTGCTGGACGCCCACCGCGACGAGATCGCCGAACTGATCACCGCCGAGCACGGCAAGGTGCACTCCGACGCGCTCGGCGAGGTCGCGCGCGGCATGGAGATCGTCGAGCTCGCGTGCGGGATCGCCGTCCAGCTCAAGGGCGAGCTGTCCACTCAGGTCTCCACCCGGGTCGACGTCGCCTCGATCCGCCAGCCGCTGGGCGTGGTCGCGGGCATCACGCCGTTCAACTTCCCGGCGATGGTGCCGATGTGGATGTTCCCGCTGGCCATCGCGTGCGGCAACACGTTCGTGCTGAAGCCGTCGGAGAAGGACCCGTCGGCCTCCTTCCGCCTGGCCGAGCTGGCGGCCGAGGCGGGCCTGCCGGACGGTGTCCTGAACATCGTGCAGGGCGACAAGACGGCCGTGGACCGCATCCTGGAGCACCCGGACATCGAGGCGGTCTCCTTCGTCGGCTCGACCCCGATCGCCAAGTACATCCAGCTCAAGGCGGTCGAGCACGGCAAGCGGGTGCAGGCCCTGGGCGGCGCCAAGAACCACATGCTGGTCCTGCCCGACGCCGACCTGGACCTCGCCGCCGACCAGGCGATCAACGCGGCGTACGGCTCTGCGGGCGAGCGCTGCATGGCCGTGTCGGTCGTGGTCGCGGTCGGCGACACCGGTGACGAGCTGGTCGGCAAGATCGCCGAGCGGGCGAAAAACCTGAGGATCGGCCCGGGCAACGACCCGGCGTCCGAGATGGGGCCGCTGATCACCCGCGAGCACCGCGACAAGGTGGCGTCCTACGTGTCGTCGGCCGCCGCGCAGGGCGCCGAGGTCGTCGTCGACGGCACCGGCTTCTCGGTCGACGGGCACCCCGAGTGCGCGGACGGCTTCTTCCTCGGCGTCTCCCTCCTGGACCGGGTACCGCTGACGGCGGACGCGTACCGGGACGAGATCTTCGGCCCGGTGCTGTGCGTGGTCCGCGCGGAGACGTACGAAGAGGCCATCAAGCTGATCAACGACTCCCGCTGGGGCAACGGCACCGCGATCTTCACCCGGGACGGCGGCGCCGCCCGCCGCTTCCAGCTGGAGGTCAAGGCGGGCATGGTCGGCGTCAACGTGCCGATCCCGGTCCCGGTCGGCTACCACTCCTTCGGCGGCTGGAAGGACTCGCTCTTCGGCGACCTGCACGTCTACGGCAACGACGGCATCGCCTTCTACACCCAGGGCAAGGTCATCACCACCCGCTGGCCGGACCCGGCCGACGCGGGCGGCATCAACCTCGGCTTCCCGAGCAACTCCTGA
- the galE gene encoding UDP-glucose 4-epimerase GalE produces the protein MARRNQTPTARGAGSSWAPSTVLVTGGAGFIGSHACVELLDHGYEVIVVDDYSNSTPQVFARVERLAGRFVGAVYELDIRDRRALSAVFDRHPVDAVVHFAAHKSVSESTRMPVEYYDTNVGGTTSLLRTMHEHGVHRMVFSSSCSIYGDAGPGPLDETAPARPTNPYAASKWLCEQILADVCNRRPEYTVLCLRYFNPAGAHPSGLLGEDPRGTPDNLMPYVAQVAVGRRERLRVYGDDYPTPDGTAIRDYLHVLDTVEAHRLALDHVADAPGMHVYNLGLGRGSSVLEVVAAFSEACGRSIPYEVAPRRPGDVAELVADASAVARAWSWRPTRDLSDMCRDAWHFQRLNPQGCTGSARRPTMKE, from the coding sequence ATGGCCCGCAGGAACCAGACGCCGACCGCTCGAGGAGCCGGATCCTCCTGGGCACCCTCGACCGTCCTCGTCACGGGCGGGGCCGGTTTCATCGGCAGCCACGCCTGCGTGGAGCTCCTCGACCACGGCTACGAAGTGATCGTGGTCGACGACTACTCCAACAGCACGCCACAGGTCTTCGCGCGCGTCGAGCGGCTCGCCGGGCGTTTCGTCGGCGCGGTCTACGAACTGGACATCCGGGACCGGCGCGCGCTGTCGGCCGTATTCGACCGGCATCCGGTGGACGCCGTCGTGCACTTCGCGGCGCACAAGTCGGTGAGCGAGTCGACCAGGATGCCCGTCGAGTACTACGACACGAACGTCGGCGGCACCACGTCACTGCTGCGCACGATGCACGAACACGGCGTGCACAGGATGGTGTTCTCCTCCTCCTGCTCGATCTACGGCGACGCGGGCCCCGGCCCGCTCGACGAGACCGCCCCGGCCCGCCCCACCAACCCGTACGCGGCCTCCAAGTGGCTCTGCGAGCAGATCCTCGCCGACGTCTGCAACCGCCGCCCCGAGTACACGGTGCTGTGCCTGCGGTACTTCAACCCGGCCGGCGCCCATCCCAGCGGTCTGCTCGGCGAGGACCCGCGCGGCACGCCCGACAACCTCATGCCGTACGTCGCCCAGGTCGCCGTCGGCCGCCGGGAACGGCTGCGCGTCTACGGCGACGACTACCCCACGCCCGACGGGACCGCGATCCGCGACTACCTCCACGTCCTGGACACCGTGGAGGCGCACCGCCTCGCACTCGATCATGTCGCCGACGCGCCGGGCATGCACGTGTACAACCTCGGCCTCGGCAGGGGCAGTTCGGTGCTGGAGGTCGTCGCCGCGTTCTCCGAGGCGTGCGGCCGGAGCATCCCGTACGAGGTCGCGCCCAGGCGGCCGGGGGACGTCGCCGAACTCGTCGCCGACGCGTCAGCCGTGGCCCGCGCCTGGAGCTGGCGTCCCACGCGTGACCTGTCCGACATGTGCCGGGACGCCTGGCACTTCCAGCGGCTCAACCCGCAGGGCTGCACGGGCTCCGCCCGGCGGCCGACCATGAAGGAGTAG
- a CDS encoding leucyl/phenylalanyl-tRNA--protein transferase, whose protein sequence is MVSWCPDWEALDVREAAPDGPVAFCADLSPAGLLAAYRAGVYPFPASDEYVRALNEVVFADQVQDGRIRLVGKDAGEEAADPYAVSWWSPDPRPVLPVTAAHLSRSLARRLRNRLPWSTSMDLRFEQVVRECRAGRTPLWLTEELIASLVRLHDLGHAHSVEVWEEGELVGGVFGLKVGPVFSMDSMFFHRPGASKVAVADLAVRFAQAGGVLLDAQRDSPHVRDLGGILIPREQYLRHLRRTTLDSLPMPTATLPARRLTPSTGSH, encoded by the coding sequence ATGGTGAGCTGGTGCCCTGACTGGGAGGCGCTGGACGTACGGGAAGCGGCCCCCGACGGTCCGGTGGCCTTCTGCGCCGACCTCTCTCCCGCCGGCCTCCTGGCGGCGTACCGCGCCGGCGTCTATCCCTTCCCGGCGTCCGACGAGTACGTCCGCGCCCTCAACGAGGTGGTCTTCGCCGATCAGGTCCAGGACGGCCGCATCCGGCTCGTGGGCAAGGACGCAGGGGAGGAAGCGGCCGATCCCTACGCCGTCTCCTGGTGGTCGCCCGACCCCAGGCCGGTGCTGCCCGTCACGGCCGCGCACCTCAGCCGGAGCCTCGCCCGGCGGCTGCGCAACCGGCTGCCGTGGTCGACCAGCATGGACCTGCGGTTCGAGCAGGTCGTCCGCGAATGCCGCGCCGGCCGCACCCCCTTGTGGCTCACCGAAGAGCTGATCGCGAGCCTGGTCCGCCTCCATGATCTGGGTCATGCCCACAGCGTCGAGGTGTGGGAGGAAGGCGAGCTGGTCGGCGGCGTCTTCGGCCTGAAGGTCGGGCCGGTCTTCAGCATGGACTCGATGTTCTTCCATCGCCCCGGCGCATCGAAGGTCGCGGTGGCCGACCTCGCGGTGCGCTTCGCACAGGCCGGGGGTGTGCTGCTCGACGCTCAGCGGGACAGCCCGCACGTCCGCGACCTGGGCGGCATTCTGATACCGCGGGAGCAGTACCTGCGACACCTCCGCCGCACCACGCTCGACAGCCTCCCGATGCCCACCGCCACCCTGCCCGCCCGCCGCCTCACCCCGTCGACGGGGTCGCACTGA